Proteins encoded by one window of Emys orbicularis isolate rEmyOrb1 chromosome 15, rEmyOrb1.hap1, whole genome shotgun sequence:
- the LOC135889150 gene encoding vacuolar protein sorting-associated protein 11 homolog has product MAAYLQWRRFVFFDRETVKEPAGPDGGGAGGGKPFALPPGITVCDSGRGSLVFGDMEGQIWFLPRSLQFSSFQAYKLRVTHLYQLKQHSILASVGEDEEGINPLVKVWNLEKRDGGNPLCTRIFPAIPGNKPTVVSCLTVHENLNFMAIGFADGSVVLTKGDITRDRHSKTQILHEGNYPVTGLAFRQSGKITHLFVVTTENIQSYMLSVKDYPRLELDTHGCGLRCSTLSDPSQDLQFIVAGNECVYLYQPDERGPCFAFEGQKLIVHWYRGYLIIVSKDRKSSPKSEFAGSDPQNSDKQILNVYDLCNKFIAYSSVFDDVVDVLAEWGSLYVLTRDGKIHALQEKDTQTKLEMLFKKNLFEMAINLAKSHHLDSDGLSEIFRQYGDHLYNKGNHDGAIQQYIRTIGKLEPSYVIRKFLDAQRIHNLTAYLQTLHLQSLANADHTTLLLNCYTKLKDSSKLEEFIKTSESEVHFDVETAIKVLRQAGYFSHAVYLAEKHAHHEWFLKIQLEDIKNYQEALQYIGKLPFDQAESNMKRYGKILMHHVPNETTELLKILCTDYQPTGDREGSGMLEGKKANSEEFIPVFANNSRELKAFLEHMTEVQSDSPQGVYDTLLELRLQNWAHEQDLQIKEKLHSEAITLLKSGRFRTVFHKALVLCQMHNFKDGVLYLYEQGKLFQQIMHYHMQNEQYRKVIEVCELYGDQETCLWEQALSYFARKEEDCKEYITAVLKHIENKNLMPPLLVVQTLAHNSTATLSVIKDYLVNKLQKQSRQIEQDEQRIQKYREETTRIRQEIEELKNSPKIFQKTKCSICTSALELPSVHFLCGHSFHQHCFESYSESDSECPTCMPENRKVTDMIRAQEQKRDLHDQFQHQLKCSNDGFSVVADYFGRGVFNKLTLITDPPPGKSATTIDAGLQRELLIHTKRST; this is encoded by the exons ATGGCTGCTTACCTGCAGTGGCGCCGCTTCGTGTTCTTTGACAGGGAGACGGTGAAGGAGCCGGCCGGGCCCGACGGGGGAGGAGCCGGCGGGGGGAAGCCCTTCGCCCTTCCGCCGGGCATCACCGTCTGCGACTCGGGCAGAGGCAGCCTGGTTTTCGGGG ATATGGAAGGTCAGATCTGGTTCTTGCCACGCTCCCTTCAGTTTAGCAGTTTCCAGGCTTACAAGCTGAGGGTGACTCACCTGTACCAGTTGAAGCAGCACAGCATCTTGGCTTCTGTTGGTGAAGATGAAGAAGGCATTAACCCGCTG GTTAAAGTCTGGAACTTAGAGAAACGAGATGGTGGGAATCCTCTTTGCACAAGGATTTTCCCAGCAATACCGGGTAACAAACCGACAGTTGTGTCCTGCCTAACTGTCCATGAGAATCTTAACTTCATGGCTATCG gttTTGCAGATGGAAGTGTTGTGCTTACAAAAGGTGACATCACACGAGACCGACACAGTAAGACCCAGATCTTGCATGAAGGCAATTACCCGGTCACTGGCCTTGCCTTCCGCCAGTCTGGGAAAATCACCCACCTTTTTGTTGTCACCACGGAGAACATCCAG TCCTATATGCTGTCAGTGAAGGATTATCCTCGCCTGGAGCTGGACACACATGGTTGCGGTTTACGCTGCTCCACGCTCAGCGACCCCTCTCAGGACCTCCAGTTCATTGTGGCAGGAAACGAATGTGTGTATCTGTACCAGCCAGATGAGCGTGGCCCCTGCTTTGCCTTTGAGGGACAGAAGTTGATCGTTCACTGGTATCGGGGATACCTCATCATTGTTTCCAAGGACCGGAAGAGCTCTCCAAA ATCAGAGTTTGCTGGGAGCGACCCACAGAACTCTGACAAGCAAATCTTGAATGTCTATGACCTGTGTAACAAGTTCATTGCGTACAGCTCGGTCTTCGATGATGTGGTGGATGTCTTAGCAGAGTGGGGGTCTCTCTACGTGCTGACTAGAGATGGGAAGATCCATGCGCTTCAGGAGAAGGATACTCAGACCAAACTTGAG ATGCTGTTCAAAAAGAACCTGTTTGAAATGGCTATTAACCTGGCCAAGAGTCACCACTTGGACAGCGATGGCTTATCAGAGATTTTCAGGCAATATGGAGATCATCTATACAACAAAGGGAACCATGATGGAGCCATTCAGCAGTATATACG AACCATTGGGAAGCTAGAGCCATCTTATGTGATCCGGAAGTTCTTAGATGCTCAGCGTATACACAACCTGACTGCGTACTTGCAGACACTCCACCTACAGTCCCTTGCCAATGCAGACCACACCACCCTGCTGCTAAACTGCTACACCAAACTCAAAGACAGCTCCAAACTGGAGGAGTTCATCAAG ACCAGTGAGAGTGAGGTCCACTTTGATGTGGAGACAGCAATCAAGGTACTCCGTCAAGCAGGTTACTTTTCCCATGCTGTGTACCTGGCAGAGAAGCATGCACACCATGAATGGTTCCTCAAAATCCAGCTGGAGGACATCAAG AATTACCAGGAGGCCTTGCAGTACATTGGCAAGCTGCCCTTTGACCAGGCAGAAAGTAACATGAAGCGGTATGGCAAAATCCTGATGCACCATGTCCCCAATGAGACCACGGAACTGCTGAAGATCCTATGCACGGACTACCAGCCAACAGGAGACCGTGAAGGCTCTGGGATGCTGGAGGGGAAAAAG GCTAATTCTGAGGAGTTCATTCCAGTCTTTGCAAACAACTCCCGGGAGCTGAAGGCTTTTCTGGAGCACATGACAGAGGTGCAGTCTGACTCTCCCCAGGGCGTCTATGACACGCTGCTGGAACTTCGACTCCAGAACTGGGCACATGAACAGGATCTGCAG ATCAAAGAGAAGCTGCACAGTGAAGCCATCACCCTgctgaagagtggaaggttcagAACAGTTTTCCATAAGGCTTTGGTCCTGTGTCAGATGCACAATTTCAAGGATGGTGTCCTCTACCTTTATGAACAGGGCAAACT TTTCCAACAGATCATGCATTATCACATGCAGAATGAGCAGTACAGGAAGGTGATTGAGGTGTGTGAGTTGTATGGAGACCAAGAGACCTGTCTCTGGGAACAGGCCCTCAGCTATTTTGCCCGGAAAGAAGAGGACTGCAAGGAATACATCACAGCGGTACTGAAGCATATTGAAAACAAGAACCTCATGCCTCCACTGCTCG TTGTGCAGACTCTGGCTCATAACTCCACGGCCACGCTGTCTGTGATTAAGGATTATCTTGTCAACAAGCTGCAGAAGCAGAGCCGCCAGATTGAGCAGGATGAGCAGAGGATTCAGAAATATCGTGAAGAGACCACAAGGATCCGCCAGGAGATTGAAGAGCTCAAAAACAG TCCCAAGATCTTCCAGAAGACAAAATGCAGCATCTGTACAAGTGCCCTGGAGCTGCCTTCAGTCCACTTCCTGTGTGGTCATTCCTTTCACCAGCACTGCTTTGAGAGCTACTCAGAGAGTGATTCAGAATGCCCCACCTGCATGCCAGAGAACCGAAAGGTCACAGATATGATCCGAGCCCAAGAACAGAAGAGAGATCTGCATGATCAGTTTCAGCATCAG CTCAAGTGCTCTAATGATGGCTTCTCTGTTGTTGCTGATTACTTTGGTCGTGGGGTTTTCAACAAGCTCACTCTCATCACGGATCCGCCCCCAGGTAAATCAGCCACAACTATTGACGCTGGCCTGCAGAGGGAACTCCTCATACACACAAAACGCAGCACCTAG